A portion of the Juglans microcarpa x Juglans regia isolate MS1-56 chromosome 1D, Jm3101_v1.0, whole genome shotgun sequence genome contains these proteins:
- the LOC121267285 gene encoding protein RADIALIS-like 5 isoform X1, whose translation MASNSLASSRTSSSSWTPQENKRFERALAVYDKDTPDRWQKVARAVGGKSVEEVKRQYEILIEDVRDIESDRVPIPKYSS comes from the exons ATGGCATCCAACTCTCTTGCTTCTTCACGTACCTCTAGCTCCTCTTGGACCCCTCAGGAGAACAAAAGGTTTGAAAGGGCCCTGGCTGTTTATGATAAGGACACCCCTGATCGCTGGCAGAAGGTTGCCAGAGCTGTGGGCGGAAAATCTGTAGAGGAGGTGAAGAGGCAATATGAGATTCTCATTGAGGATGTCAGGGACATTGAATCTGATAGAGTCCCAATTCCCAAATACAG TTCTTGA
- the LOC121267285 gene encoding protein RADIALIS-like 5 isoform X2: MASNSLASSRTSSSSWTPQENKRFERALAVYDKDTPDRWQKVARAVGGKSVEEVKRQYEILIEDVRDIESDRVPIPKYR, encoded by the coding sequence ATGGCATCCAACTCTCTTGCTTCTTCACGTACCTCTAGCTCCTCTTGGACCCCTCAGGAGAACAAAAGGTTTGAAAGGGCCCTGGCTGTTTATGATAAGGACACCCCTGATCGCTGGCAGAAGGTTGCCAGAGCTGTGGGCGGAAAATCTGTAGAGGAGGTGAAGAGGCAATATGAGATTCTCATTGAGGATGTCAGGGACATTGAATCTGATAGAGTCCCAATTCCCAAATACAGGTGA
- the LOC121252799 gene encoding U-box domain-containing protein 5-like — translation MGSDIAEVVDKLPDPYAFKLPLLKYNELKKLLDRISTVLPLIEAAQPPGSSGIEALGSLNVAIEKSMQFYKSCSRSSKLYLAVRGKAIVSICQRSKNLLEESLGQIQTMVPHELAEEISHIMDDLTGAKFTLNSSEEEAIKAVRRFLLQSASASDLMETSEIKALQLAASTLDITSPDAIRREKKSINKRLEDKYSDPTEKDTLNSLLHLLKKYGHLFLQEPSGNGCVQHEEAIAFEKYGRSSTYSQSVEVESQIGCQHHEVQIDFSSRAIPPEEFKCPISSRLMRDPVIIASGQTFERMNIQKWFDGGNEICPKTKTKLAHLSLTPNTAMKDLITKWCMANAVTIPDPTMPSEILNSWETSSTSIVSFGSSMNDLRLPMDLSNMSVGSLDSSYALDSSQSYAVDSSQSYALDSSQSYALDSSQSYALDSSLTMSTKEEQKSHSYAKIHEIDMKYLSKLAELQWESQCKVVEDVKNHLNESDQACHSMSSDNFVRPLVRFLKDALHLHDVKAQQAGSQLLSAFVRKNRSGISYLCEEAFSLLATFLISEVTEEALDILEFLSSQPHCKAKIAASGALTSILKMLNSDNRDCQERAIKILCNLSSNCDICSHIVSLECIPKLVPFLVDSSLARNCVIILKNLCRTDEGRVSIAETNGCVASVAALVAAGSLEEQENAVSVLLSLCDHRVQYRQLVMRTQEDVIPALFDISVNGSDNGKVSARGLLRCLRDVKLNDDRECSGSDMDAFRDSTNLSKERNSSKASGFLGRISIFSKPKKK, via the exons ATGGGGTCTGATATTGCTGAAGTAGTGGACAAACTGCCAGACCCTTATGCTTTTAAG CTGCCATTATTAAAGTACAATGAACTGAAGAAATTGCTTGATAGAATATCAACAGTACTTCCACTTATAGAAGCGGCTCAGCCTCCAGGCTCTTCAGGAATAGAGGCACTAGGCTCGTTAAACGTTGCAATTGAGAAATCCATGCAATTTTACAAGTCCTGCTCACGATCCAGTAAACTTTACCTG GCAGTGAGAGGGAAAGCAATAGTCTCAATATGTCAAAGATCAAAGAATTTGTTGGAGGAAAGTTTAGGTCAAATTCAAACCATGGTTCCACATGAGTTGGCTGAAGAG ATCTCTCACATCATGGATGATCTTACGGGTGCAAAATTTACCCTGAACTCATCTGAAGAAGAGGCTATCAAGGCCGTCAGAAGATTTCTCCTGCAGAGCGCTTCTGCATCAGACTTAATGGAAACCTCTGAAATTAAAGCTCTTCAATTGGCAGCTTCAACGCTTGATATCACATCCCCAGATGCTATCCGGAGAGAGAAAAAGTCCATCAATAAGAGGCTTGAAGATAAGTACAGTGACCCAACAGAAAAAGATACTTTAAATTCACTTTTGCATCTACTAAAGAAGTATGGACACTTATTCCTGCAAGAGCCATCGGGAAATGGCTGTGTTCAGCATGAAGAAGCGATTGCATTTGAGAAGTACGGACGTAGTTCAACCTATAGCCAATCTGTGGAAGTCGAATCCCAGATCGGATGCCAGCATCATGAAGTTCAAATTGACTTCTCAAGTAGAGCTATACCTCCTGAGGAATTTAAGTGTCCTATATCTTCAAGATTGATGCGTGATCCTGTTATAATCGCTTCTGGACAAACATTTGAGAGGATGAACATACAGAAGTGGTTTGATGGAGGTAATGAAATATGCCCAAAGACTAAAACGAAACTGGCCCATTTGTCATTGACTCCAAACACGGCCATGAAGGATTTAATAACAAAGTGGTGCATGGCGAATGCAGTCACTATTCCTGACCCAACTATGCCATCAGAAATTCTTAACTCTTGGGAAACTTCTTCCACTTCCATTGTTAGCTTTGGCAGTTCTATGAATGATCTACGTCTTCCAATGGATCTCAGCAATATGTCAGTCGGATCTTTAGATTCTAGTTACGCTTTGGATTCATCTCAAAGTTACGCTGTGGATTCATCACAAAGTTATGCTTTGGATTCATCTCAAAGTTACGCTTTGGATTCATCTCAAAGTTACGCTTTGGATTCATCACTCACTATGTCGACAAAAGAGGAGCAAAAAAGCCACTCATATGCAAAGATACATGAGATAGATATGAAATATCTATCTAAACTGGCTGAACTTCAGTGGGAAAGCCAGTGTAAAGTTGTTGAAGATGTCAAAAACCATCTGAATGAAAGTGACCAAGCATGTCATTCTATGTCATCTGACAATTTTGTTAGACCCCTTGTTAGATTTTTGAAGGATGCACTTCATCTGCATGATGTAAAAGCTCAGCAAGCTGGATCTCAGTTGTTGTCGGCATTTGTGCGCAAGAACAG AAGTGGGATCTCATACTTATGCGAAGAAGCATTTAGTCTCTTGGCCACTTTTCTTATTTCAGAAGTAACAGAAGAAGCTCTAGACATACTGGAATTTTTGTCAAGCCAGCCGCATTGCAAGGCTAAAATTGCAGCATCTGGTGCTTTAACTTCCATCCTAAAGATGCTCAACTCCGACAATAGAGATTGCCAGGAACGTGCTATCAAAATTCTGTGCAATTTGTCCTCAAATTGTGATATCTGCTCTCACATTGTGTCTTTGGAATGCATCCCAAAATTGGTTCCTTTCTTAGTTGATAGCTCTCTTGCAAGAAATTGTGTGATTATATTGAAGAATTTATGCCGTACAGATGAAGGTAGGGTTTCTATTGCTGAAACTAATGGTTGTGTTGCTTCTGTTGCTGCGCTAGTTGCAGCTGGTAGTCTTGAGGAACAAGAAAATGCAGTGTCTGTTTTACTTTCACTGTGCGATCATCGTGTTCAGTATCGTCAGTTAGTCATGCGCACGCAGGAGGATGTCATTCCCGCTCTTTTTGATATATCCGTCAATGGTAGTGACAATGGCAAGGTGAGTGCAAGGGGATTGCTGCGGTGCTTAAGAGATGTCAAGCTTAATGATGATCGAGAGTGCTCTGGATCTGATATGGATGCCTTTAGAGACTCTACGAATCTCTCTAAAGAAAGAAATTCATCAAAGGCATCCGGATTTCTTGGAAGGATATCAATcttttcaaaacccaaaaagaaatga